The Procambarus clarkii isolate CNS0578487 chromosome 37, FALCON_Pclarkii_2.0, whole genome shotgun sequence genome window below encodes:
- the LOC123766005 gene encoding uncharacterized protein, giving the protein MGFLRLAPPMVRASGRGCFDSHHAALTAALYTICSSVVVVLVYLWRIIVNAEDPHHLQDVYYGVQISYVSTLGTHITLIALSSFLFIGIQQERCGLVTPWVVANIAFMALEAVCCMYSNVLRDHINKKFDGICKAEMTFFLTRVCINVLALWAVMRFLKNIRAGITYKDPEAIEL; this is encoded by the exons ATGGGCTTCTTAAG ACTGGCTCCTCCCATGGTGCGGGCCAGCGGGCGTGGGTGCTTCGACTCCCACCATGCCGCACTCACCGCCGCCCTCTACACAATT TGttcatcagtggtggtggtgctggtgtacctgTGGAGGATTATCGTCAACGCCGAGGATCCCCACCACCTCCAGGACGTCTATTACG GTGTGCAGATCTCCTACGTGTCTACCTTGGGCACACACATCACTCTCATCGCTCTCAGCTCCTTTCTCTTCATAGGCATACAACAG GAGAGGTGTGGTCTGGTGACGCCCTGGGTGGTGGCCAACATCGCCTTCATGGCCCTGGAGGCCGTCTGCTGCATGTACTCCAATGTTCTCAGAGACCACATCAATAAG AAATTTGATGGAATATGCAAGGCAGAAATGACATTTTTCCTGACTCGAGTTTGCATCAAT GTCCTGGCGCTGTGGGCTGTGATGCGGTTCTTGAAGAACATCCGCGCTGGCATAACATACAAGGACCCAGAAGCCATTGAACTCTGA